TAGAGGTCCTCATACGCCTGACCCCTTGCTTCACTCATAGCTTGCTTTGCGGCCTTCTTTGTCACCTTGTACTTCTCCATGTTGTCTGCACTCCTATCCAGGTGTAGGCGTCTAAAACAAGACAGTGGTGAATTTGCGGCCTTCTTTCCGACCTTGATAGTCCGACTGTGGTTTGTTGGGAAATGGTCTTGCATGCTGCTAGTGTGTGTCCTTAATAGGAAAAAAACATTGATACCCTACTTTCGTTTGTTGGAAAGTGCTCCTGCATGCTGCTAGTGTgtgaggagggggggggggggggggggtgagagGCTAATGTTGCCCTTTTTTGATTGTTCCTGTGACTGCAACAAGACAATAGTTAATTTGGGGTAAATGGTCCTAGTTTGGAATGTTGTTTACAACTTATGTAACTTGCCTTCCTTTGACTGCAACAAGAGTACAAGACTGGTAAATAATTGATAATTTTTGTTAGCTGTCAATTACCTGTTTATACATTATTTTGTAGAATTTTCAGTACTTAGTTTGAAACTTATTGGATAGGGTGTTCTAGATATCCGAGGAAATTGCCTTGCAAGCGATTAAACAACTGGAGCTGGAGGACATGATTACTTTGACTTATAATATCAGTGAAGCTGATGCAGTGATTGCTTTGCAATCGAAGCTCAAGAAGAATTCTCAGATTCAGGCTGTGTTGAAATCTGAAGATATACCGGTTTTCTTCGCTAAGGTACGCACTTGCGCACTTCATTTTCAATGCAGTGTTGTTTTTTTGAAGTGGCAGAATGATTCTATGGTGACTCACTTTCCTTCATAGACAAACTCCCTGGTGCAAATTACCCGGGCACTTCGCGTCCTTGTCGATGATCACGTGGATGGGTTGATCGATGTTGAAGACAATGAGGAAGTAAGATCATCAGTGGAAACCGATGCTTTGGAGGTACCATCATCACAGTTAACTTGTCCTGGATACATCATTCTTGAACATAATAAAACTGTTTCTTTGATTACAGGAAGCAAGATTGGCAGTCGAGCAAGTAGTGATCCCGAAAGGGGAGAGCGTGCAGCTCCTGCCCAGACCGTCAACCATCATCTCCTCCCAAGTGAACCTCGTCGAAACTTTCAACCTCAAGTGGGAAGTCACAGGCAAGGAGCCGAACGCTTGCCTGAGAATCCTCCCGCAATTTGCGGACAGGGAAGAAGGTACCACCTCGGAGCAAGGTGCGTCACCCGGGCTCAAAGATTCAGATAGCAGCTCCGATGGCATGGACTATACGCAGAGTGGTGTCACCAGGCTACCTTTCCTCCCGGAGTAGCATCTTGTTGAACTCCTTGGCTGTCTCTGTACGTGGTTGTATATTCCATTCCTTCCTTTTTGCAGCCATTCGTCGTTGTTGATACCCCGGtaattctctctctctctcaactgAAAGTAACTCTTTTTGATTACAGTGGCTGTTAGGCAGATAGATAGTGCTGCTTTCCAACTCACACCGAACATAACGGGATCGGATCCAACTAAGAACTGCACGACAACGTCCGGATCTTCTCGCATCTTTGCTAGTCGGTGACGTCGTCGTTGGCATGAATCTCGCCAGCTATCAGTGCCGACACGACGAGCAAACTCTGTATTTTATCTGGCTGAGTTGCAACTACGCCATGGGGGATCGTCCATCGTTGTACCCGTCGAATGTTGCGACCATCAGTCAATGTCATCCATGGCATCCTGCATGCCCACGTTTCCACACGGCACCATGCATGCATATCGAGAAGACTTGGAATGCCTGCCGCCTCACTATACTCTGCTGCCACTGCTGCCATTCTCCGGTGCGTCAGTTTACTCACGAAAAGAGGAAAATATCCTCAGCCTCTGCATTGAGGATGCCAATTAAAAAAATAGCGTGCTATGATAGAATCGTGTGGCCCTTAAAATATGATAATAGCGGGCTATATCGTGCTATATTAACGAGACATTGTACGACCGATTTATTTAACAAAACATTGCTTAGAACGAACGCTGTAGCACGCTATTGTTTCCACTGATTGGTGCATATATTATTAATTATTCATAATGCTGGACAAATCGGTCTACCATGAGAAAAGATAGAATCAAAATCAAAGCCATCCACATAGGACAGCATTGCCAAATCGTACCAACCAACCTACGACATCATGCATATTAGCATGCGAAGGACGCAACGTCTTCAAGAAGAAACCGATGCTCGTGCATGGGTGTTGGTTGGTCCATGCGTTTTCCCAAAGTAGATCTTCAAACCAACACCTTAACAAGATAACGACGTAGGGCGTCGACTCTGCCTAACCATGTCAGAAGGAAAGATCATGAGTTTTCACAAGTCTGTCTGATGCCATAGTCATTCTCTGTTGTGTCGTGATATGTATCTGCATCCTGCAGTTCTGGCAGTTCTGCACATCTTCCTTTGTGCCCCCACACCATTCCCATTTTCTTCTCCGGCGGAGAAGATCAATAATGCCGCGGCCGGTGGCCTGGCGCTGTACCGACCTGTACCTTCCATGCGTTGTTAATCAGAAGAGCGTGCCCATATATGGCTCCCCACTGGTTGCCGCATCCGGCCTCTCTGCCTCCCCGAGAGTCGCATGGCCTGTGGGCGGAAAGCTTCCAATGGCCGGCCACCTTCGTGCATGCACGCACGCACGCCCATGGCCGCCAGAGTGCATTCCGTGGAGGGGGTCTCTTGACCGTAGTTTATAACCTGCATGGCCGCCATTAGAGCCGTACCTAGAAGCCTACACCACCCTCCCTCGCGCCCATTGCTCCGtccagcttatatatatatacagtTAGCCGGCCGGTGGAAAGTGACACGGAGCGCCCTATAGGCGATGGAATCATGCATGGCCGGGTCGAGCTTGCCGAGGGCATATATTTGCATGCACTGTGCTGCACTCATGCACGGGTGGCCAACGAGCTGCCGGTACGCATAGTATAGACGTACTAGGGTGGTTACTCTCCTTTAGGACTAGCCCCTAGACGTACTTCCTTTAGCAATGTGGAACTCTTAAAGAGACGGTGCTCCTCCTGCCTAGCTCGATGACTCGACCGATCTCGGCTCCAATTTGGTAAGGCCGGTGGAGTTATAAATGGGTGCATACGCGGACACAACCTCCATGCCTAGACAAGTACGTTAATGGTGCGTGCGTGGTGTGGAGTAGGGACAAAGTTCATGTGGTGACAAACGAGGAAATGCTACTCCACTTAAGAAGCGGTGAGAGATATGTATCCCGATCGATGAAAGATCACGGCGGCTGTTGATTCGCGCGGGGTGATCCGGATCAAAGATACCATGTCCCACAGACTTAGCTGTCATGTCAACATGTCATACAACGGTTTTCAACTCATCATGCAAACAACGAATGGACCGATAACGATGGTTTGGTCCAACGAACAGATCAGTCATTTCAGCACCGATCTGGAGGGGCCAGCAGAGAAAGGTCTTTTTCTACGTCCAAACATGGCAATTTGTATTTGCAACATGGCATGGGTTTGGACCACCACCAGCACCGGCCGGCGCCGCACAGAGGCCGGCCATGAGCGGAAAGTTGGCCCGTTTTATTCGGTTATGTGGATATGAGGTCACCGCCCTCGTCGTTCGTTCGTTCGTCGCAGTCAGGGCGAGTGCGACACAGGCGACTTCCACCATCGCAATGCTTGGTTCGTTGTAACGGCAAACCGCTCGCTCGGGCGCGCGCCCCTATAAATCACCTCGGCGTCGCGCAGGTACGTACCCAACTCACCACCACCGCCAGTCTAGAGCGCACGAGGTAGCAACAGACTACAGAGCCTAGCATTCCACAGCGTACGAATCTACCTAGCTATACCGATCTCATGGCGTCCAGCTCGAGCGCGCCGAGGATGCCCGCCGCGGTGTGCGCCGTGCTCATCCTGCTGCTGCTGTCCGTCGCCGTCCCGTGCTGCGAGGCCGACCTCCTGCAGGTAATAGTGTCTGGCGGCCGGAGAATGCTGGCCGGTGGGAGCAATGCCGCCGCCTTGTCGCGGCAGGTGGAGACGACTGCCGCCAGTAGCACGTGGCGGGCAGCAGCTGGGAGGGCGACGGCGGCCATGCCGTACTCCGAGTCGAAGAGGTCCAGCCCCGGCGGCCCGGACCCTCAGCACCACTAATAATTAAGTAAACTCGCCTTGTAAAGTTGTCGGTTAAGGATGACGTACGCCGTAAGTTGGAATCTACAAGTCCCTCGACTTCTAGGGAATGTTAAGTTACTCAAAAATGAGTTTTGTAGTTCGTGCGTTTGCGGCATGCAAAAACAAATAAAGCGTAATATCATGCCATATATATATGGGTGACATCATactgttgacaccagattttggcatggTCAAACACACAATTAAGATGGCCTCAAATGAAAAAGTCCTCAAAGCGAGAAAGTTCTGTATCGTCAAAAGAAGAAACTTTGATATTTGGCTATAGCCATCCGATCTCATCTCTAAGGCCGAAGTTGTGTTTGAAGTACTGAGATTTTGTATTCAGAACACTATTCCGCTGATTACGCCCCCAAGACGGCTTCGTATGGAACAATGATCTACACAAATTGTCTTCGTCTGGTCGAACgatcgattttgatataaaaatcatcccaatccgagttcgtatgcgaGAATTAGAGCTATCGGAATGCAGCCCTGTCAGGAGGCGAAATATAGCACGCTCCACCAGACGCCATGTCTGATGGGTAGCGCGAGTGATTCGGCCCGGAAGATGACCTCGAATAGAAAAACGTTCAACACGGAAgttgttcgtctcgtcgaaacggtcaAATTAGCTTTTGGGCTCATCTTCATTCGAGGTCTTGTGGCCTATGGGACCTAAAAACCGAACTGATGTTCTAGACTTACCTAAATCCGAGTTCGGTTAATTTTGGAAAGATTTGGACGAGATTTGGAGTCCTTttcttgtacgggaagtccatccgcctcttatatacctaatgggtgacggccgattgaacaacacacaatcgaacaaatcaaTCTACTTTTTACCCTAGTTTTACATCTCTTCTTTGTTCTTTctcgttcttcgttcgttcttcGTTGAAGGGCAGCGATTCTCGAGGCTCTAGGGGCGGGCGaaccgacctagggcagcccatagccgccgcacgtgcagacggggtccctcccgggcgcgTGGGGTTTCGGGTGCTAAAAAGCGCCCGTcggattgcttgcgtaccgcgcttccagATGGGTCTCCTTcaacgtgagctgcggtgcatcaccctcggcATTGGAGGTACACgatgacgtgttcgtgtgcgaacacatTTTTTGGCGACTCGTTGGGGATGAAAGATCAAGAATCATCATCAACCATGTCTAATCTCCCCAAGCCCTCAGAAGTTGACGCCGATAACATCATTAAGCCCCGTCTTGATGAACTATCCGAGGAACATCGACAAGCCTATGAAACGCGCAAGAAGCAACGTGAAGAGGCTTTTGAAGCGCTAAAGAAGAAGCACGAGGTGGAGGATTTGGAGGCGTTTCTTGCAAGTTTCAAGAAGGACCGTCAAGGCAACATCACTCCGATTGGGAACGTCAATTTTCCTCCCCGCATCGACGAACAAGATGTAATCACTGTGAGTAAAGTTTTTTCTCCAGAGCAAGTGGATGTGATTGAAAGTCTTGTTAGAAAGGGTAATGTGATGACGTACAATTCTTTTGTGGCAAATACTAATGCTAAGCAAAATATACCTCCATCATCTAGTGGTACTGTTGGTGTATCTGAAAACACTAGTCCAACTTTACCTACTTCATCAGCACCTACTATACAACAACAATATAGTATGCCGTTGAATTTTTAACCTAGTCAAACCAACTAGCTTATGGCTGCACCTGCATATCCTAATCCTATTATGAGTGTGCCCAATTCGGCGTCAACGCCGAATCACTTTGTCACACCACCCATAGGCGCAAGCATGTTTGGTCTTCCGCTGAATTATTGTTCGGCGCCCAGCCCACAAGTTGCACCAATAGCTAGTACTCAGGTTGCTCCCATgtcattgaaggaaatatgccctagaggcaataataaagttgttatttatatttccttatatcatgataaatgtttattattcatgctagaattgtattaaccggaaacttagtacatgtgtgaatacatagacaaacaaagtgtcactagtatgcctctacttgactagctcgttgaatcaaagatggttaagtttcctagccatagacatgagttgtcatttgataacggaatcacatcattagagaatgatgtgattgacttgacccattccgttagcttagcacttgatcgtttagtatgttgctattgctttcttcatgacttatacatgttcctatgactatgagattatgcaactcccgaataccggagaaacactttgtgtgctaccaaacgtcacaacgtaactgagtgattataaaggtgctctacaggtgtctccgatggtacttgttgagttggcatagatcgagattaggatttgtcactccgattgttagagaggtatctctgggccctctcggtaatgcacatcactataagccttgcaagcaatgcaactaatgagttagttgtgggatgatgcattaaggaacgagtaaagagactttccggtaacgagattaagctaggtattgagataccgatgatcgaatctcgggcaagtaacataccgatgacaaagggaacaacgtatgttgttatgcggtttgaccgataaagatcttcgtagaatatataggaaccaatatgagcatccagattccgctattggttattgaccggagacatgtctcggtcatgtctacatagttctcgaacccgtagggtccgcacgcttaacgttcggtgacgatcggtattatgagtttatgtgttttgatgtaccgaaggtagttcggagtcccggatgagatcggggacatgacgaggagtctcgaaatggtcgagacgtaaagatcgatatgttggacgactatattcggacatcggaaaggttccgagtggttcgggtatttatcggagtaccggagagttacgggaattcgcccgggagtatatgggccttattgggctttaggggaaagagagaagggaggctgtgccccccccccccaaggcctagtcctaattggactaggggaaggggcggcgccccctccttccttctcttctcttttccctttccttctctcctactcctactacatggaagggggggaatcctactcccggtgggagtaggactcctccagggcgcgccatagctaggccggccctcccccctcctccactcctttatatacgtggccagggggcacccatagacacaacaattgatcattgatctcttagtcgtgtgcggtgcccccctccaccataatccacctcggtcatatcgtagcggtgcttaggcgaagccctgcgtcggtaacttcatcaacatcgtcatcacgccgtcgtgctgacgaaactctcccttgagctctactggatcgtgagttcgcgggacgtcaccgagctgaacgtgtgctgaacacggaggtgccgtacgttcggtactaaggatcggtcgatcgtgaagacgtatgactacagcaaccgcgttgtcataacgcttccgctttcggtctacgagggtacgtggacacactctcccctctcgttgctatgcatcaccatgatcttgcgtgtgcgtaggattttttttttgaaattactacgttccccaacagtggcatctgagccaggtttatgcgtagatgttatatgcacgagtagaacacaagtgagttgtgggcgatacaagtcatactgcttaccagcatgtcatactttggttcggcggtattattggatgaagcggcccagaccgacattacgcgtacgcttacgcgagactggttctaccgacgtgctttgcacacaggtggctgacgggtgtcagtgtctccaactttagttgaaccgagtgtgactacgcccggtccttgttgaaggttaaaacaacactaacttgacgaaatatcgttttggttttgatgcgtaagtaagaacggttcttgctcagcccgtagcagccacgtaaaacttgcaacaacaaagtataggacgtctaacttgtttttgcagggcatgttgtgatgtgatatggtcaaggcatgatgctatgttttattgtatgagatgatcatgttttgtaacggagttatcggcaactggcaggagccatatggttgtcgctttattgtatgcaatgcaatcgccctgtaattgctttactttatcactaagcggtagcgatagtcgtagaagcaatagttggtgagacgagaACGATGCTACGATAGAGATCAAGGtatcgcgccggtgacgatggtgatcatgacggtgctttggagatggagatcaaaggcacaagatgatgatggccacatcatatcacttatattgattgcatgtgatgtttatcctttatgcatcttattctgctttgattgacggtagcattataagatgatctctcactaaatttcaaggtacaagtgttctccctggtcagtatgcaccgttgccaaattcgtcgtgccgagacaccacgtgatgatcgggtgtgataagctcaacgttcatctacaacgggtgcaagccagtttttgcacacgcagaatactcgggttaaacttgacgagcctagcatatgcagatatggcctcggaacactgagaccgagcatgaatcatatagtagatatgatcaacatagtgatgttcaccattaaaaactactccatctcacgtgatgatcggacatggtttagttgatttggatcacgtgatcatttagatgactagagggatgtctatctaagtgggagttcttaagtaatatgattaattgaactttaatttatcatgaacttagtcctggtagtattagcatatctatgttgtagatcaatagctcgcgtttagctcccatattttatttttgatatgttcctagagaaaactaagttgaaagatgttagtagcaatgatgcggattggatccgtgatctgaggattatcctcattgctgcacagaagaattatgtccatgatgcatcgctaggtgacaaaccgattgcaggagcaaatgcagacgttatgaacgtttggcaagctcgatatgatgactacttgatagtttagtgcactatgctttacggcttagaatcggggcttcaaagatgtttttgaagcgccacggagcatatgagatgttccaagattTGAAATCAgaatttcagactcatgcccatgtcgaaaggtatgagacctttgacaagtactttgcctacaagatggaggagaatagctcagctagtgagcatgtgcttagaatgtctgagtactacaatcacttgaatcaagtgggagttaatctttcagataagatagtgattgacagagttctctagtcactatcaccaagttactaaaaacttcgtgatgaactataatatgcaagggataacggaaacgattcccaagctcttcatgatgctgaaatcgacgaaggtagaaatcaagaaaagcatcaagtgttgatggttgacaagaccactagtttcaagaaaagggcaaaggaaagaaggggaacttcaaaaagaatggcaagcaagttgatgctcccgtgaagaagcccaaagctagacccaagcctaaaactgagtgcttctactgcaaaggaaatggtcactggaagtgaaactgccctagatacttggcggataagaaggatgacaaagtgaacaaaggtatattagatatacgtgttattgatgtgtactttactagtgtttatagcaacccctcggcatttgatactggttcagttgctaagagtagtaactcgaaacggaagttgcaaaataaatagagactagttaagggcgaggtgatgatgtgtgttggaaatgattccaaggttgataagatcaccatcgcacactccctttaacttcgggattagttttgaacctaaatgaatgttatttggtgtttgcgttgagcatgaatatgatttgat
This sequence is a window from Aegilops tauschii subsp. strangulata cultivar AL8/78 chromosome 7, Aet v6.0, whole genome shotgun sequence. Protein-coding genes within it:
- the LOC109775795 gene encoding uncharacterized protein, with amino-acid sequence MASSSSAPRMPAAVCAVLILLLLSVAVPCCEADLLQVIVSGGRRMLAGGSNAAALSRQVETTAASSTWRAAAGRATAAMPYSESKRSSPGGPDPQHH